In the Acetobacterium sp. KB-1 genome, GCCGGAGTTACCGGAGTATGTCAAAGGGATTATGAGTCTCCGGGGACAGATCATTCCGGTGGTGGATGTGCGCTTGCGGTTTGGGAAACCGGAACGGGAATACGATGAACGAACTTGCGTGATCGTTGTCGAGATTTCAGATATCACGGTGGGACTGATTGTCGATGGTGTTGCTGAGGTAGTGGCCATTCCTGAGGAAGATATTGTTCCCCATCCAGATTTGGATGAAACCGACGGTAGGCAATTTGTGAGAGGAATTGGAAAAGTCGGTCATGCGGTAAAACTCATTCTGGACTGCCAGAAATTGCTTGAGGATGATGAAATGGAAAATCACGTTCAAGAAGCCTGATTTGTGTATATAGGAACAAAATAAAAACTCAGATGGAGGAAACACGAGATGGAATTTTTTAGGAATCTTAAAATAAAACAAAAATTGGTCACCTGTTTTATTTTGCTTGCGGTAATAACCGGAATTGTGGGGGTATTTGGCATCTATACCATGAATACCATTAATACCCAGTCGGAAAACATGTACTATAACAATTTGGTGCCATCTCAAAAATTGGCCAATGTTCAATCAGCCCTGGAAGATATCCGGGCCAATCAGTTACTGGCCGTTTATGAACGCAATCCGGGAACCCTGCAAACCCGTTTAGATGCTATTGTTACGGCAGTAGAAAGTGACAATGTTCTAATAAAAGAATATGAAGCGACCATCCAGGATGATCAAAATAAGGCCCTTTATGATACGCTGATTGAAAACATGGCGACCTACCGGGATGTGCGCAATGCTAATCTGGAATTGGTCAAAGCCCAGAAATATGATCAAGCACTGGCAGAACTTGCTGGTGTAACCCAGGCACGAGAAACCGTCGATAAGGATCTTCAAAGTCTTATTGATTACAACACAAAACTTTCCGAAGCGATTCTTACACAGAATACCGCAAACTTTACGACCCAGAGTGCTGTGATGATCGTTCTCATCATTGTCGGAATTGCATTAGCGGTGGGATTGGGATTGATCGTTGCCAATGGGATCAGCAAGCCCTTACGACGGATGGTTGATTCAGCTGAGGAAATTGCCAATGGGAATTTGGATGTGGATGTGAAAGTTGACAGCCGTGATGAAGTCGGCGAGCTGGGATTGGCTTTTATAAAAATGACCGATCATATTAATGACATTATGTCCAACATTGATTCCGCCGCCGAACAGGTGGCTGCTGGTTCCAAACAGATTGCCGATTCCAGTATGGGTTTATCCCAGGGTGCTACCGAACAGGCCAGCTCAATTGAACAACTAACTGCTTCGATTGAAGAAATTGCCTCGCAGACTCGTCTCAACGCTGATAATGCCGGTGAGGCGAATGAACTGGCGGAACTGACCAGAGAAAACGCCGTAAAAGGGAACAATGAAATGAAACGGATGCTGCAATCGATGGAAGAAATCAATGAATCTTCAGCAAATATTTCTAAGATTATCAAGGTCATTGATGAGATTGCTTTCCAAACAAATATTTTGGCCTTAAACGCTGCTGTAGAAGCCGCCCGGGCTAGGCAGCATGGCAAGGGATTTGCAGTAGTTGCCGAAGAAGTTAGGAACCTGGCCGCCCGATCGGCAGATGCTGCCAAAGAAACGACCCGAATGATTGAAGGGTCCATTAAAAAGGTTGATGATGGCACAAAAATCGCCACAACCACAGCGCTATCCCTTAACATGATTGTCGACGATGTGGCGAAAGTTTCTGGCATTGTGGGAAATATTGCCTCAGCGTCCAACGAACAGGCGATTGGCATTTCCCAGATCAACCAGGGTATTATGCAGGTGTCTGAAGTTGTTCAAATGAACTCGGCAACATCAGAAGAAAGTGCCTCAGCCAGCGAAGAATTATCGAGTCAGGCAGAGTTGTTAAGAGAACAGGCAGCACGATTTGCTTTAAAAAAAAATAGCCGGTATGGCTATCGACAAAATGAAGAGTTAGCAATCGAAAGCCGCCCAAATCGGAAAGTGCCGGTTAATAATGCGACGTCAAAACCTAATAAAATTGCTTTAACCGATAATGAGTTTGGAAAATACTGAAATTAGATCCCAGAAATGGGGACAACGGTTTCTCAAGCGGGTAGAGAGGACGAGAAGAATTGCGAAAGAAAAATCAGATCAGCGTACTCATCGTTGACGACAGCCAGTCATTCCGGGAAATGGTGGCTAAAAAACTGGTCGTTGATCCGCAGATTCAGGTCGTTGCTACCGCATGTGATGCCTTTGATGCGCGCGATAAAATTCTTAAATACGATTTGGATCTTATTGTCTGTGATCAGGAAATGCCAAAAATGAGTGGTGTCGAATTTATCAAACGGTTGTTACCCCAATATCCTATCCCGGTGGTGATTGTCAGTGGTAATCCTAAGATTGGCCCTGAGGCCAGAGCAGTCGGAGCCATGGATTTTGTAGAAAAGCCGAATGGCGTATCTTCAAAAACCTTTGAAGACTTTCTTCTTGAGTTGATCCTGAAGATCCGCTTGGCGGTAAAGAGCAGGGTGATCCTTCCAGTGCAAAAGCCGATTCTCCAAAGAATCGAAAACAATCATATCCAGCAAATATCTGGCAATGGGCGGTCATCAGACCGGCTCATTGCCATTGGTGCGTCCACCGGTGGCACCGAAGCAATTTATCACATTCTTAAAAACCTGCGGGTGGATTCTCCGGGAATTCTGATTGTTCAGCATATTCCTCCGGTGTTTTCAAAGATGTTTGCCGAACGAATGGATGCCCAGACCCCTTTACAGTGTAAAGAAGCCCAATCCGGGGATTATCTGGAATCGGGAAGGGTATATATTGCTCCAGGAGATCAGCACATGCGCATTAAGCGAATTGGTGTAAAGTATCGAGTTGAAGTGTTTGCTGGCGAAAAAGTTAATGGTCACTGTCCGTCAGTTGATACGCTCTTTGATTCCGTTGCCCGGGAAGCCGGCCATCGGGCTATTGGGGTGCTATTGACGGGAATGGGTAGTGATGGTGCCAGAGGTCTTTTGGAGATCCGACGAAAAGGTGGTTATACCATCGGTCAGGATGAGGCATCTTCAGTTGTGTATGGTATGAACAAGGTCGCCTATAATATGGGCGCTGTATCAGTCCAATCCGCGCTGGAAAATATCCATCAACACATTTTTACAGCACTAAAGGAATAGGTGAAACGATGACAAAAATTATCGGAATCGGTGAAATGGCCATTTCCAACAAATTAAATGATAAGATTAAGACCTTTGCGTTAGGTTCATGTCTGGGAATTACAGCTTATTCTCCGATCCGAAGAGTGGGGGGGATCATCCATATTGCCCTGCCTCGACCAGCCCGAAGGGAGGATGCGGTTGACCGCTATTGTTATTATGTCACCACGGGGTTGCCTTACTTTATAAAGCAGTTTTCCAGTGAATACGGATGTCAGAAAAATGAATTGGTGATTCGAATTTTTGGTGGTGCCGAATCCTTGCGTAAGAATGATACCTTTAACGTGGGTCGACATAACCTAGAAGTTACAAAAAAGATTCTTGATGAGTTGGATTTAGGTATTCACTATGAAGAAACGGGTGCTACGGTCAGTCGTACTATTGAGCTGGAGGTCGCCAGTGGTGATATTAACATCTGGCACCAAAATATGATTATCTAAAGGTTGTCATATCATGGCGGTTGTGAATAACCGGATGCATGTATAAAGGAAGTGACAAAATGTTGAAAGAGAAGCGGTTGAATACTGAAGATAAGTTCGTTCAGGAATTTAATGCTATTTCAGTTGGAGTAGTGGTGATGGATGAAGAGGCAAAAATTGCCAATGTCAATGAGCCACTGCTTAACTATTTCAATCGGAAAAGAGAAGACTTTATTGGAAAACACTTTGGCAATGCGATACAGTGCAAAAGCAGCCGCTTAAACAAACGCGGTTGCGGCTTTGACCCGTCTTGTGAGTTCTGTGAACTGAGAAATGCGGTAACAAAGATTCTGGAGTTCGAAGATGAACCGATTAAAATAGAATTTAAGAAAAGTATTTTTGTTGACGATGAGGAGAATGATTATTGGTTCAGAGTTAGCGTTGCCCCGTTAATGCGGGAACATATAAGAAATGCAGTGGTAACCTTCGAAGATATTACTGAGCGCAAGAATCGAGAGCTATCTCTGGAACAGTCCCGGGATTATTATTACCGGATGTTTGAAAACTTTCCTACCTTGATCTGGAAAATGGACCGGGAAGGAAATGTGGTTTACTTTAACCGCGGTTGGTTCTTGTTTACCGGTAAGCAAAACGAAGACTATCTGGGAATAAAATGGATGGACTTGATTCATCCTGAGGATCGCAATTTTTATCTGGAAATGAAGAATCAGGCCTTTCGTAGTAAAAGATCTTTCAGTGTTTCATACCGTATTCTGCATGCCAGCGGTAATTATCGCTGGCTTGAGGGCATTTACAGTCCATCCTTTGAAGAGGATGGAAGTTATGGTGGTTATATTGGCATTGGAATTGACATTACTGATCGAAAAAAACTGGAAGAGGGACTGATCCGTTATAAAATGCTGGCGGAAAAGGTTCGAGACACCATTCTTTTTGTCGAAATAAACGGCAAAATAATCGATGCCAATAATGCTGCTGTCCAGCTCTATGGCTATAAGCGACGAGAACTGTTAAACCTTTTAGTCTTTGATTTAATTGAAGGTGGAAAATCTGTAGCAATTGAGGAAATGGAGCATGGGGATAAGGATGGCGTCTTTTTTGAAACCATTCATAAACGGAGAGATGGTACCCTGATTCCGGTTGAGGTCAGTGCTAAAGCCACAAAAATGAATGAAAAACGGGTGATTATCTGTATTATCCGAGATATTTCTGAACGGAAAAATGCTGAAAATGCCCTTGTTGACAGTGAAGAAAAGTTTCGTCAGGTTTTTCACAATTCGTCTGACGCAATTTTTGTTCAGGATATTAATGAAGATGGCTCCCATGGTCGACTCATTGAAGTCAATCAGACTGCTGGAGATATGTTTTATTACGCCTACGAGGAGTTTTTTAGATTTGCGGATCCCGTTTTTAAATTGATTGACTCAACCATCGAGGCAGAGAAATATTGTAAAGAGGTGCTTGAAAAAAGTCAGATTGCCATCAAGGCCTTAGCTAAACGAAAAGACGACACGACCCTGCCAGTGGAGCTATTATGTAGCCACTGTTATTTAAATAGGAAAAAGGTAGCTATTACGATTGTCCGCGATATCAGCGAGCGACTGGCTGTGGAGCAGGCATTAAAATTGGCTAAGGAAGAAGCAGAAAGTGCCAATCAGGCCAAAAGTGAATTTTTGGCAAATATGAGTCATGAAATCAGAACGCCATTAAATGGGATTGTTGGGATGGTCAATTTAATGCGTTTATCCAATTTGAATCAGGAACAACAGGAGAACATCAAAATCATCAAAACTTGCGTCAATGCTCTACTCAATGTGATCAATGATATCCTTGATTTTTCAAAAATGGAAGCAGGAAAATTGGAGATCAAAAAGAAAAACTGTGACATTAAAGCCCTGGTGGAACACACAATCAAAGCTCAGTCGCCGGCAGCGACAGGTAAGGGTATTGAAATTAGTTATGCGTTCTCAGCGTCTGTACCCCAATATGTGATGGGGGATTTTCATCGGATTCAGCAAATTCTCAATAACCTGATCAGTAATGCCATCAAATTTACCGATACCGGTGAGGTGTGGGTCAAGGTTAAGAGACTGGCGGCAAAAGATAATCTGGTTGAACTTCTTTTTGTGGTGGAAGACACTGGCATCGGGATTGCGGAAGAAAACCGGCAACGGATTTTCGAAAGCTTTAGCCAGGTGGATGGCTCCTTTACTCGCCGTTTCGGGGGAACCGGTTTGGGGCTTGCGATAACCAAGCAATTGGTGGAACTGATGGGCGGAAGAATCTGGATCGAAAGTACAGAGGGCGTTGGTAGTCGGTTTTATTTTCAGCTTACCTTTGAGCCGGGTTCCATTAAAGAGCGACAATCGGAAAAACAGCCTGATTATTTTAAGATCAATCAGCAGTATAAAATCCTTCTGACTGAAGACGACAAGGTTAACCAACTGGTTATTGCCCGGATGCTCAACGAATGTGGTTATGGGGTAGATATTGCCGGGAATGGTTTTGAAGCACTGGAAATGGTTAAAAAAAACAGCTATGATATTATTCTAATGGATATTCAAATGCCGGAAATGGATGGTATTGAAGCCACTAAGCGGATCAGGGCAATCAATCAGGATACTCCGGTGTTGGCTATTACCGCTTATGCGCTCCACGGAGATCGGGAAAAATTTTTGTCCCAGGGGTTGGATGGCTACATATCAAAAC is a window encoding:
- the cheB gene encoding chemotaxis-specific protein-glutamate methyltransferase CheB encodes the protein MRKKNQISVLIVDDSQSFREMVAKKLVVDPQIQVVATACDAFDARDKILKYDLDLIVCDQEMPKMSGVEFIKRLLPQYPIPVVIVSGNPKIGPEARAVGAMDFVEKPNGVSSKTFEDFLLELILKIRLAVKSRVILPVQKPILQRIENNHIQQISGNGRSSDRLIAIGASTGGTEAIYHILKNLRVDSPGILIVQHIPPVFSKMFAERMDAQTPLQCKEAQSGDYLESGRVYIAPGDQHMRIKRIGVKYRVEVFAGEKVNGHCPSVDTLFDSVAREAGHRAIGVLLTGMGSDGARGLLEIRRKGGYTIGQDEASSVVYGMNKVAYNMGAVSVQSALENIHQHIFTALKE
- a CDS encoding PAS domain S-box protein; the encoded protein is MLKEKRLNTEDKFVQEFNAISVGVVVMDEEAKIANVNEPLLNYFNRKREDFIGKHFGNAIQCKSSRLNKRGCGFDPSCEFCELRNAVTKILEFEDEPIKIEFKKSIFVDDEENDYWFRVSVAPLMREHIRNAVVTFEDITERKNRELSLEQSRDYYYRMFENFPTLIWKMDREGNVVYFNRGWFLFTGKQNEDYLGIKWMDLIHPEDRNFYLEMKNQAFRSKRSFSVSYRILHASGNYRWLEGIYSPSFEEDGSYGGYIGIGIDITDRKKLEEGLIRYKMLAEKVRDTILFVEINGKIIDANNAAVQLYGYKRRELLNLLVFDLIEGGKSVAIEEMEHGDKDGVFFETIHKRRDGTLIPVEVSAKATKMNEKRVIICIIRDISERKNAENALVDSEEKFRQVFHNSSDAIFVQDINEDGSHGRLIEVNQTAGDMFYYAYEEFFRFADPVFKLIDSTIEAEKYCKEVLEKSQIAIKALAKRKDDTTLPVELLCSHCYLNRKKVAITIVRDISERLAVEQALKLAKEEAESANQAKSEFLANMSHEIRTPLNGIVGMVNLMRLSNLNQEQQENIKIIKTCVNALLNVINDILDFSKMEAGKLEIKKKNCDIKALVEHTIKAQSPAATGKGIEISYAFSASVPQYVMGDFHRIQQILNNLISNAIKFTDTGEVWVKVKRLAAKDNLVELLFVVEDTGIGIAEENRQRIFESFSQVDGSFTRRFGGTGLGLAITKQLVELMGGRIWIESTEGVGSRFYFQLTFEPGSIKERQSEKQPDYFKINQQYKILLTEDDKVNQLVIARMLNECGYGVDIAGNGFEALEMVKKNSYDIILMDIQMPEMDGIEATKRIRAINQDTPVLAITAYALHGDREKFLSQGLDGYISKPIKVEKLVEEIEKCINRKEETRKTGDFEMYIGANGEIVIKEKKAPVLQSGKVTDAEKEEQLSELIDELNDQVAAGKLAEFEKMANQIKKLSIALDIEDLKVVAFKIELDIRRGNFEAAAEKVDQINHIYSVYKRTV
- a CDS encoding chemotaxis protein CheW encodes the protein MAEAFDEFDELELQEDDETEEGKYLTFNLDSEAYGLEIIYVTEIIGIQKITEVPELPEYVKGIMSLRGQIIPVVDVRLRFGKPEREYDERTCVIVVEISDITVGLIVDGVAEVVAIPEEDIVPHPDLDETDGRQFVRGIGKVGHAVKLILDCQKLLEDDEMENHVQEA
- a CDS encoding methyl-accepting chemotaxis protein is translated as MEFFRNLKIKQKLVTCFILLAVITGIVGVFGIYTMNTINTQSENMYYNNLVPSQKLANVQSALEDIRANQLLAVYERNPGTLQTRLDAIVTAVESDNVLIKEYEATIQDDQNKALYDTLIENMATYRDVRNANLELVKAQKYDQALAELAGVTQARETVDKDLQSLIDYNTKLSEAILTQNTANFTTQSAVMIVLIIVGIALAVGLGLIVANGISKPLRRMVDSAEEIANGNLDVDVKVDSRDEVGELGLAFIKMTDHINDIMSNIDSAAEQVAAGSKQIADSSMGLSQGATEQASSIEQLTASIEEIASQTRLNADNAGEANELAELTRENAVKGNNEMKRMLQSMEEINESSANISKIIKVIDEIAFQTNILALNAAVEAARARQHGKGFAVVAEEVRNLAARSADAAKETTRMIEGSIKKVDDGTKIATTTALSLNMIVDDVAKVSGIVGNIASASNEQAIGISQINQGIMQVSEVVQMNSATSEESASASEELSSQAELLREQAARFALKKNSRYGYRQNEELAIESRPNRKVPVNNATSKPNKIALTDNEFGKY
- a CDS encoding chemotaxis protein CheD; protein product: MTKIIGIGEMAISNKLNDKIKTFALGSCLGITAYSPIRRVGGIIHIALPRPARREDAVDRYCYYVTTGLPYFIKQFSSEYGCQKNELVIRIFGGAESLRKNDTFNVGRHNLEVTKKILDELDLGIHYEETGATVSRTIELEVASGDINIWHQNMII